A section of the Quatrionicoccus australiensis genome encodes:
- the cbpA gene encoding modified peptide precursor CbpA: protein MTQAVTSTEKNPQSPPAAPVAPSIAVRKSCNPEGMGLSHYVLMDKKVAK, encoded by the coding sequence ATGACCCAAGCCGTGACTTCAACCGAAAAAAACCCGCAATCGCCCCCGGCCGCGCCGGTTGCCCCGAGCATCGCTGTGCGCAAGAGCTGCAATCCGGAAGGCATGGGCCTGTCGCACTATGTGCTGATGGACAAGAAGGTCGCCAAATGA
- the cbpB gene encoding peptide-modifying radical SAM enzyme CbpB, which produces MNASLPEGALRDPHFLPIDIGHDVYAALTDPDTAFWALVDKRKLREGLDPAGLAAYREKAGVFRQELHALRFELTPSGVYLNPTERCNLNCTYCYLPDTQRSGGSHMPLDTLLASLRKLRDYFRSVMPAGRKPRAIFHGAEPLMNQSAVFAAIDAFGDDFIFGLQTNGTLLDDQGLDFLTSRNVSIGLSLDGPMAGITDATRRTWGGKSVHDQVLRTMEKLRGYGSWSVITTCTTENLPYLTRMVELFHAHEVPTCMLNTVRCTLPGARGVKPADADMAKAFFAAMDRTHELYRETGRKLVVANFANILIGILAPTARRLMCDISPCGGGRAFFALAADGSLYPCSEFIGLPDFRGGNLLVDGVEAALASPAFRTVIGRDVDQFSPCSDCAIRHFCGSPCPAEAFEMNGGMDKIGAFCDFYKEQVNYALRLIADDKANDYLWDGWDEGTETVFALS; this is translated from the coding sequence ATGAACGCTTCGCTTCCTGAAGGAGCGCTGCGCGATCCGCATTTCCTGCCTATAGACATTGGTCACGATGTCTATGCGGCCTTGACCGATCCTGACACTGCGTTCTGGGCCTTGGTCGACAAGAGAAAACTCCGCGAGGGGCTCGATCCGGCGGGGCTCGCCGCCTATCGCGAAAAGGCCGGCGTTTTTCGCCAGGAACTGCATGCCCTGCGTTTTGAGTTGACGCCCTCCGGTGTTTACCTGAACCCGACCGAGCGCTGCAACCTCAATTGCACCTATTGTTATCTGCCCGATACCCAGCGCAGCGGCGGCAGCCACATGCCGCTCGACACGCTGCTCGCCTCTCTGCGCAAGCTGCGCGACTATTTCCGTTCGGTGATGCCAGCGGGCCGCAAGCCGCGCGCCATTTTTCACGGTGCCGAGCCGTTGATGAACCAGTCTGCCGTCTTCGCGGCGATCGATGCCTTCGGTGACGACTTCATCTTCGGACTGCAGACCAACGGTACGCTACTCGACGATCAGGGGCTCGATTTCCTGACCTCGCGCAACGTCAGCATCGGTCTTTCGCTCGATGGTCCAATGGCCGGGATTACCGACGCGACGCGCCGGACCTGGGGAGGCAAGAGCGTGCACGACCAGGTGCTGCGCACCATGGAGAAGCTGCGTGGCTACGGTTCGTGGAGCGTCATCACGACCTGCACGACCGAGAACCTGCCCTACCTGACGCGCATGGTCGAGCTGTTCCATGCCCATGAAGTGCCGACCTGCATGCTCAACACCGTGCGCTGCACCCTGCCCGGCGCGCGCGGCGTCAAGCCGGCCGACGCCGACATGGCCAAGGCCTTCTTCGCGGCCATGGACCGAACCCACGAACTGTACCGGGAAACCGGCCGCAAACTGGTGGTGGCCAATTTCGCCAATATCCTGATCGGTATCCTGGCCCCGACGGCACGCCGCCTGATGTGCGACATCTCGCCCTGTGGCGGCGGTCGTGCATTCTTCGCGCTGGCCGCCGACGGCAGCCTCTATCCGTGCAGCGAGTTCATCGGCCTGCCCGATTTCCGCGGCGGCAACCTGCTGGTCGATGGTGTCGAGGCAGCCCTGGCCTCGCCGGCCTTCCGGACGGTGATCGGTCGCGATGTCGACCAGTTCAGCCCGTGCAGCGACTGCGCGATCCGCCATTTCTGCGGCTCGCCCTGTCCGGCCGAAGCCTTCGAGATGAACGGCGGCATGGACAAGATCGGCGCCTTTTGCGATTTCTACAAGGAACAGGTTAATTACGCCCTGCGCCTGATCGCCGACGACAAGGCAAACGACTATCTGTGGGACGGGTGGGACGAGGGAACGGAAACCGTGTTCGCGCTGAGTTAA
- a CDS encoding HEPN domain-containing protein: MKATFIALLHDVDISDDLGVGDKINGQMRISNNPSVISKLISSAHRTIIGKMEVASLLNGQPVIYCEYEVPADQTPIESLTSKLYEVQSFLLTTWTIRDNSINCEMGFLLYDEDGLATASSNFIAHLYSDSQGKKQIIRITREELRVMRNLYRNAISMPEHPFPRPTSQLTSEHTRLTRAFYLVNAARGDSDLAMRVAHYCTAFETLFATSQTELAHQLSERVTCFLHSAPGERLETYRKVKQAYALRSKVVHGSTIRNNKLIEIIETSVFCDDVLRSIIFKLMTDSATRLIFEKRAEAFDEHMLKTIFSAGA; encoded by the coding sequence ATGAAAGCTACTTTTATTGCTTTGCTTCACGACGTCGATATCTCGGATGATCTGGGTGTCGGCGACAAGATCAATGGTCAAATGCGGATATCCAACAATCCATCGGTCATCTCGAAGCTTATCTCTTCGGCACACCGCACGATTATTGGCAAGATGGAAGTCGCTTCCCTACTCAATGGGCAGCCAGTCATCTATTGCGAGTACGAAGTTCCCGCAGATCAAACGCCAATCGAAAGTTTGACTTCGAAGCTCTATGAGGTCCAGTCATTTTTACTCACCACCTGGACCATTCGTGACAACTCGATCAACTGCGAAATGGGCTTTCTTCTTTATGATGAAGACGGCCTCGCAACAGCATCTAGCAACTTCATCGCGCATCTCTATTCTGACTCTCAAGGAAAGAAGCAAATCATCCGTATCACTCGCGAAGAACTCAGAGTAATGCGAAATCTCTATCGCAACGCAATAAGCATGCCGGAACATCCATTCCCGCGGCCGACGTCGCAACTAACATCTGAACACACGCGGCTAACGAGAGCGTTCTACCTGGTTAACGCCGCCCGTGGCGACAGCGACTTGGCCATGCGAGTTGCTCACTACTGCACTGCATTTGAAACGCTGTTTGCTACCAGCCAAACCGAGCTAGCACATCAACTTTCTGAGCGAGTTACTTGTTTTTTGCATTCAGCGCCAGGAGAGCGTCTCGAAACGTATAGGAAGGTGAAACAAGCCTATGCTCTTCGCTCAAAGGTAGTTCACGGCTCAACGATAAGAAATAACAAGCTTATCGAAATCATCGAAACGTCTGTATTTTGTGACGACGTACTTCGTTCGATTATCTTTAAGCTAATGACGGACAGTGCTACGCGTTTGATTTTCGAAAAAAGGGCGGAAGCTTTCGATGAACATATGCTTAAGACAATATTTTCCGCTGGAGCCTAA
- a CDS encoding histidine phosphatase family protein encodes MKKANITGRLAAILLPFLLLLASGLAQAGEPVLDLYLARHGQTDWNLEKRLQGGTDNHLNETGRAQARQLGDKLAGIRFAAIYHSSLARAGETAALARPGQAGKPLAALAERSFGKFEGIYEDGRDAELSGEFKARSGNLEDSLDGGESVASQARRVAQAIAEIRARHRHGSVLIVSHGGVTPLILAELLQLPVGEAVSRIKQGNDEIYLVRLRGKAAAQVWKLIAKETLEQL; translated from the coding sequence ATGAAAAAAGCCAACATCACCGGCCGCCTCGCCGCCATCCTGCTGCCGTTCCTGCTTCTGCTCGCCAGCGGCCTGGCCCAGGCCGGCGAGCCGGTGCTCGACCTCTACCTGGCGCGCCACGGCCAGACCGACTGGAACCTGGAAAAACGCCTGCAGGGCGGCACCGACAACCACCTCAACGAAACCGGCCGGGCGCAGGCCCGCCAGCTCGGTGACAAGCTGGCCGGCATCCGCTTCGCCGCCATCTATCACAGCAGCCTGGCGCGCGCCGGCGAAACCGCCGCACTGGCCCGCCCCGGCCAAGCCGGCAAGCCACTCGCCGCGCTTGCCGAGCGCAGCTTCGGCAAGTTCGAAGGCATCTACGAAGACGGCCGCGACGCCGAGCTGAGCGGCGAATTCAAGGCACGCAGCGGCAATCTGGAAGACAGCCTGGATGGCGGCGAATCCGTCGCCAGCCAGGCCCGCCGCGTCGCCCAGGCGATCGCCGAGATCCGCGCCAGACACCGGCACGGCAGCGTGCTGATCGTCAGCCACGGCGGCGTCACCCCGCTCATCCTCGCCGAGCTGCTGCAACTCCCGGTCGGCGAAGCAGTCAGCCGCATCAAGCAGGGCAACGATGAAATCTACCTCGTCCGCCTGCGCGGCAAAGCTGCGGCGCAAGTCTGGAAACTGATAGCCAAGGAAACGCTGGAACAACTCTGA
- the nfsB gene encoding oxygen-insensitive NAD(P)H nitroreductase, translated as MNIAKIAQTRYTSKAFDPARKIPAETFAQLETLLRYAPSSVNSQPWHFVVASTPEGKARVAKAAQGAYSYNEQKILNASHVVVFCVREALDGDHLLAVLEQEDQDGRFATPDAKAGQHKSRSFYADLHANEYKDARLWMEKQLYLAFGTLLLGAATLEIDACPMEGFDAKILDAELGLAAQGLSSVVIASLGYHSSEDFNAKLPKSRLPAEALITHI; from the coding sequence ATGAACATCGCCAAAATCGCCCAGACCCGCTACACCTCCAAGGCTTTCGACCCGGCCCGCAAGATTCCCGCCGAAACCTTCGCCCAGCTTGAAACCCTGCTGCGCTATGCGCCCTCCTCGGTCAATTCGCAACCCTGGCACTTCGTCGTGGCCAGCACGCCGGAAGGCAAGGCGCGCGTCGCCAAGGCCGCGCAGGGCGCCTATTCCTACAACGAGCAGAAAATCCTCAATGCCTCGCACGTCGTCGTCTTTTGCGTGCGCGAAGCGCTCGATGGCGATCACCTGCTCGCCGTGCTCGAACAGGAAGACCAGGACGGCCGCTTTGCGACGCCGGACGCCAAGGCTGGCCAGCACAAGTCGCGCAGCTTCTACGCCGACCTGCACGCCAACGAGTACAAGGACGCCCGGCTGTGGATGGAAAAGCAGCTCTACCTCGCCTTCGGCACCCTACTGCTCGGCGCCGCGACGCTGGAAATCGACGCCTGCCCGATGGAAGGCTTTGACGCCAAGATCCTCGACGCCGAACTCGGCCTCGCCGCACAAGGCCTGAGCAGCGTCGTCATCGCCAGCCTCGGCTACCACAGCAGCGAAGACTTCAACGCCAAGCTGCCGAAATCGCGCCTGCCGGCAGAAGCGCTGATCACGCACATCTGA
- a CDS encoding sulfite exporter TauE/SafE family protein, translating into MSDFNFLADLLAQPGSLIFAMLAVMAAYTVFTLVGFGSALFAGGPLTLLMPVARSVPLLAMLDFGGSALRGWQARRHVDWPAFRRLFPGMLLGQLLGVALLARLPAAPLAAALGLFIISQGLRGLLAKKGENRPSGRRALASGLFGGVLGGLFGSGGFVYASYLERHLASREAFRATQAVLIGLSTVWRIVLCLALGLLDLELLLTALAFLPAMAAGVWLGRHIDLKISREELARLLNLLLIASGASLLLRFAL; encoded by the coding sequence ATGAGCGACTTCAATTTTCTTGCCGACCTGCTGGCGCAGCCGGGCAGCCTGATATTTGCCATGCTCGCCGTGATGGCCGCCTACACGGTGTTCACGCTGGTCGGCTTCGGCTCGGCGCTGTTTGCCGGCGGCCCGCTGACCCTGCTCATGCCGGTGGCGCGCAGCGTGCCGCTGTTGGCCATGCTCGATTTCGGCGGCTCGGCGCTGCGCGGCTGGCAGGCGCGCCGGCATGTCGACTGGCCGGCCTTTCGCCGCCTCTTTCCCGGCATGCTGCTCGGCCAGCTGCTCGGCGTGGCGCTGCTTGCCCGCCTGCCGGCCGCGCCGCTGGCGGCGGCGCTCGGCCTGTTCATCATCAGCCAGGGCCTGCGCGGTCTACTCGCAAAAAAGGGTGAAAACCGCCCGAGCGGCCGGCGGGCACTGGCCAGCGGCTTGTTCGGCGGCGTCCTGGGCGGGCTGTTCGGCAGCGGCGGCTTTGTCTATGCCAGCTATCTCGAACGCCACCTGGCCAGCCGCGAGGCTTTTCGCGCCACGCAGGCGGTGCTGATCGGCCTGTCCACGGTCTGGCGCATCGTGCTCTGCCTGGCGCTCGGCCTGCTCGATCTGGAACTGCTGCTCACCGCGCTCGCCTTCCTGCCGGCGATGGCGGCGGGTGTCTGGCTCGGCCGGCATATCGACCTGAAGATCAGCCGCGAGGAGCTGGCGCGCTTGCTCAACCTGTTGTTGATCGCGAGCGGCGCCAGCCTGCTGTTGCGTTTCGCGCTCTAG
- a CDS encoding OFA family MFS transporter, giving the protein MAANQAPATPDFFDRRRTVAQPGFNRWLVPPAALAIHLCIGMAYGFSVFWLPLSRALGITKSIECAKDMGFFEQVFSSGCDWKISMLGWMYTMFFVFLGSSAAIWGGWLEKAGPRKAGVVSAVCWCGGLVISALGVHLHQIWLLWLGSGVIGGIGLGLGYISPVSTLIKWFPDRRGMATGMAIMGFGGGAMIGAPLADKLMKYFATPTSVGVVETFLALAAIYFVFMMAGALGYRVPAENWKPAGWTPPAKAKTSMITDSHVHLDVAWKTRQFWLIWAVLCLNVTAGIGIIGMASPMLQEVFAGKLIGVDVAFNDLDAAQKGAIAAVAAGFTGLLSLFNIGGRFFWASLSDRIGRKATYFTFFLLGFALYAAIPSTAQAGSLALFVAFFCIILSMYGGGFATVPAYLADMFGTRFVGAIHGRLLTAWSAAGIFGPVLVNYIREYQLDQGVARADAYTITMYILAGLLVLGMLCNWRIHQVAEEHHMTPDELAEEKKGADDTHQHFVEDVSALVNEASHSWRVFLAWLAVWIPLGWGGWMTIQKTIVFFK; this is encoded by the coding sequence ATGGCGGCCAACCAAGCCCCCGCAACACCTGACTTTTTCGACCGTCGCCGTACGGTCGCCCAGCCCGGCTTCAACCGCTGGCTGGTGCCGCCGGCCGCGCTGGCCATCCATCTGTGCATCGGCATGGCCTACGGTTTTTCCGTGTTCTGGCTGCCGCTGTCGCGCGCGCTCGGCATCACCAAGTCGATCGAATGCGCCAAGGACATGGGCTTCTTCGAGCAGGTGTTCAGCTCCGGCTGCGACTGGAAGATTTCCATGCTCGGCTGGATGTACACGATGTTCTTCGTCTTCCTCGGCTCCTCTGCCGCGATCTGGGGCGGCTGGCTGGAAAAGGCCGGGCCGCGCAAGGCCGGCGTCGTCTCGGCGGTGTGCTGGTGCGGCGGGCTGGTCATTTCGGCGCTCGGCGTGCATCTGCATCAGATCTGGCTGCTCTGGCTCGGTTCCGGCGTGATCGGCGGTATCGGCCTCGGCCTCGGCTACATCTCGCCGGTATCGACGCTGATCAAATGGTTCCCGGACCGGCGCGGCATGGCGACCGGCATGGCGATCATGGGCTTCGGCGGTGGCGCGATGATCGGTGCGCCGCTCGCCGACAAGCTGATGAAGTACTTCGCGACGCCGACCTCGGTCGGCGTGGTCGAAACCTTCCTCGCGCTGGCCGCGATCTACTTCGTTTTCATGATGGCCGGGGCGCTCGGCTACCGTGTGCCGGCCGAGAACTGGAAGCCGGCCGGCTGGACGCCGCCGGCCAAGGCGAAGACCTCGATGATCACCGACAGCCACGTGCACCTCGACGTCGCCTGGAAGACGCGCCAGTTCTGGCTGATCTGGGCCGTGCTCTGCCTCAACGTGACGGCCGGCATCGGCATCATCGGCATGGCCTCGCCGATGCTGCAGGAAGTCTTCGCCGGCAAGCTGATCGGTGTCGACGTTGCCTTCAACGACCTCGATGCCGCGCAGAAGGGCGCCATCGCTGCGGTGGCCGCTGGCTTCACCGGTCTGCTCTCGCTGTTCAACATCGGCGGACGCTTCTTCTGGGCCTCGCTGTCTGACCGGATCGGGCGCAAGGCCACCTATTTCACCTTCTTCCTGCTCGGCTTCGCGCTCTACGCCGCCATCCCGAGCACGGCGCAAGCCGGCAGCCTGGCCCTGTTCGTCGCCTTCTTCTGCATCATCCTGTCGATGTATGGCGGCGGTTTCGCGACGGTGCCGGCCTACCTCGCCGACATGTTCGGCACCCGTTTCGTCGGCGCCATCCACGGCCGCCTGCTCACCGCCTGGTCTGCCGCCGGCATCTTCGGGCCGGTGCTGGTGAACTACATCCGCGAATACCAGCTCGACCAGGGCGTCGCGCGCGCCGATGCCTACACCATCACCATGTACATCCTGGCCGGCCTGCTCGTGCTCGGCATGCTCTGCAACTGGCGCATCCACCAGGTCGCCGAAGAGCACCACATGACGCCGGACGAACTGGCCGAAGAAAAGAAGGGCGCCGACGACACGCACCAGCACTTCGTCGAAGACGTCTCGGCCCTGGTCAACGAAGCCAGCCACTCCTGGCGCGTCTTCCTCGCCTGGCTGGCCGTCTGGATCCCGCTCGGCTGGGGGGGCTGGATGACGATTCAGAAGACGATTGTGTTCTTCAAGTAA
- a CDS encoding esterase-like activity of phytase family protein — protein MLKPSALVLALSAALAPALSLADQAFPATLAGHAVLPAQTFLAPPKDAPESLKISGKYTAPDGRRVDALGSLPGYSYLSDKGVPRPTGVPLPFKGQPVQGFSGIKSNGDGTFWVLQDNGYGAKNNSADAMLMFHRLQPDWQKGGVKLHKTAFLHDPERKVPFLIVNEGTKQRYLTGADFDIESIQPIGDAVWFGDELGPYLIKTDRKGKVLAVFETKVDGKTLKSPDHYSVTTPATSGAFTTVARRSRGYEGMAASKDGQFLYPLLEGPLWNAEEKKWENKDGREYLRILEFGVARGEWTGRSWKYPLEQNGNNIGDFNMIDADSGLIIERDNGEGLPEHACNGPARPDCQNVPAKFKRIYKISLGEADSEGFVKKIGHIDLLDIRDPQGLARRGGKDGKFTFPFVTIEDVDVVDAEHIVVANDNNLPYSAARQPNRQDDNEFILLHVPELLKAR, from the coding sequence ATGCTCAAGCCTTCCGCTCTCGTTCTTGCCCTGTCGGCCGCGCTCGCGCCGGCGTTGTCGCTCGCCGACCAGGCCTTTCCCGCCACGCTGGCCGGCCATGCCGTGCTGCCGGCGCAAACCTTCCTGGCCCCGCCCAAGGATGCGCCGGAAAGCCTGAAGATTTCCGGCAAGTACACCGCCCCCGACGGCCGCCGCGTCGATGCCCTGGGCAGCCTGCCCGGTTATTCCTACCTTTCCGACAAGGGCGTGCCGCGCCCGACCGGCGTGCCGCTGCCCTTCAAGGGCCAACCAGTGCAGGGCTTTTCCGGGATCAAGAGCAACGGCGACGGCACTTTCTGGGTGCTGCAGGACAACGGCTACGGTGCCAAGAACAACAGCGCCGACGCGATGCTGATGTTCCACCGCCTGCAGCCGGACTGGCAGAAGGGCGGCGTCAAGCTGCACAAGACCGCCTTCCTGCACGACCCGGAGCGCAAGGTGCCCTTCCTCATCGTCAATGAAGGCACCAAGCAGCGCTACCTGACCGGCGCCGACTTCGACATCGAATCGATCCAGCCGATCGGCGACGCCGTCTGGTTCGGCGACGAACTCGGTCCCTACCTGATCAAGACCGACCGCAAGGGCAAAGTGCTCGCTGTGTTCGAGACCAAGGTGGACGGCAAGACGCTCAAATCACCCGACCACTACAGCGTGACGACGCCGGCCACCTCCGGCGCCTTCACCACCGTCGCCCGCCGCTCGCGCGGTTACGAAGGCATGGCCGCATCGAAGGACGGCCAGTTCCTCTACCCGCTGCTCGAAGGCCCGCTCTGGAACGCCGAAGAGAAGAAATGGGAGAACAAGGACGGCCGCGAATACCTGCGCATCCTCGAATTCGGCGTCGCCAGGGGCGAATGGACCGGCCGCTCGTGGAAATACCCGCTTGAGCAGAACGGCAACAACATCGGCGACTTCAACATGATCGATGCCGACAGCGGCCTGATCATCGAGCGCGACAACGGCGAAGGCCTGCCCGAACACGCCTGCAACGGCCCGGCCCGCCCGGATTGCCAGAACGTGCCGGCGAAATTCAAGCGCATCTACAAGATCAGCCTGGGCGAAGCCGACAGCGAAGGCTTCGTGAAAAAGATCGGCCACATCGATCTGCTCGACATCCGCGATCCGCAGGGCCTCGCCCGACGCGGCGGCAAGGACGGCAAATTCACCTTCCCCTTCGTCACCATCGAGGATGTGGATGTCGTCGACGCCGAGCACATCGTCGTCGCCAACGACAACAACCTGCCCTACTCGGCCGCCCGCCAGCCCAACCGCCAGGACGACAACGAGTTCATCCTGCTGCACGTGCCCGAACTACTCAAGGCACGCTGA
- a CDS encoding BRO family protein: MDKTVVQTLTNHFDGLSQHTPDEGIEFWFARDLMEPLGYARWENFQTAINRAIESCETTGYAVSDHFRGVTKMIEIGKGGQRQVDDFMLTRYACYLIAQNGDPRKEAIAFAQSYFAIQARKAWNNSEHQPPPVTTGGFCPFSAVDRWGRAFLPGLGLGLAD, encoded by the coding sequence ATGGATAAGACCGTAGTACAAACTTTGACCAACCACTTTGATGGCCTGAGCCAGCACACCCCGGACGAAGGCATTGAATTCTGGTTTGCCCGCGACCTCATGGAACCGCTTGGCTACGCGCGCTGGGAAAACTTCCAGACCGCCATCAACCGCGCCATCGAGTCCTGCGAAACCACTGGCTATGCGGTGAGCGATCATTTTCGTGGCGTCACGAAAATGATCGAAATCGGCAAAGGCGGTCAGCGCCAGGTCGACGACTTCATGCTGACTCGCTATGCCTGCTACCTGATCGCGCAGAACGGCGACCCACGCAAGGAAGCCATCGCCTTCGCCCAAAGCTACTTTGCCATCCAGGCAAGGAAAGCCTGGAACAACTCCGAACACCAGCCCCCGCCGGTCACAACCGGCGGTTTTTGCCCTTTTTCAGCGGTCGACCGCTGGGGAAGGGCTTTTTTGCCTGGGTTGGGGTTGGGCTTGGCGGATTGA
- a CDS encoding putative quinol monooxygenase, whose amino-acid sequence MPLSVVATITAQPEHRAAVHAALLAVVAPSRAEAGCLQYDLHAARDTPDRFVMIERWQDDATLDRHMATPHFAALGAALDGKVTGVNIDRLDLLS is encoded by the coding sequence ATGCCCCTCAGCGTTGTTGCCACCATCACCGCCCAGCCCGAACACCGTGCCGCAGTCCATGCCGCCCTGCTCGCCGTCGTCGCGCCGAGCCGCGCCGAAGCCGGTTGCCTGCAATACGATCTGCACGCCGCGCGCGACACCCCGGACCGCTTCGTGATGATCGAACGCTGGCAGGACGACGCGACGCTCGACCGCCACATGGCGACGCCGCATTTCGCCGCGCTCGGCGCCGCCCTCGACGGCAAGGTCACCGGCGTGAACATCGACCGTCTCGACCTGTTGTCCTGA
- a CDS encoding LysR substrate-binding domain-containing protein codes for MPSLKQIRYFLSVADLGGFTPAAAGLFVAQPALSRQIALLEEELGFALFVREPRGVRLTPAGALYRERVRGVEQLLAGAAEEGGQLAKGEAGVLRLLHSSSLPARSLLPAMQRFLEESPRARIDLDRIASETQIGEVAAGRADLGIIRLPVLRRDPAIRLLDLPPERLWVALPPAHALAGRTTLHLAELQDAAFVSAVHRERGGLARRVTELCLQRGFVPRTARIISRKTSMLDLVAAGLGIAVIPAGMTSFAPTGITFRPLADADAEAHSALLLPLQASPLAERFVGVVREMRGEAGDA; via the coding sequence ATGCCTAGCCTGAAACAGATCCGCTATTTCCTCAGCGTCGCCGACCTCGGTGGCTTCACGCCGGCCGCGGCCGGCCTGTTCGTGGCGCAACCGGCGCTGAGCCGGCAGATCGCGCTGCTCGAAGAAGAACTCGGCTTCGCGCTCTTCGTGCGCGAACCGCGCGGCGTGCGCCTGACCCCGGCCGGGGCGCTCTATCGTGAGCGGGTGCGCGGCGTCGAACAGCTCCTCGCCGGCGCCGCGGAGGAGGGCGGCCAGTTGGCGAAGGGCGAGGCCGGCGTGCTGCGTCTGCTGCATTCCAGCTCGCTGCCGGCGCGCAGCCTGTTGCCGGCGATGCAGCGCTTTCTCGAAGAGTCGCCGCGGGCGCGCATCGATCTCGACCGCATCGCCTCGGAAACGCAGATCGGCGAAGTCGCCGCCGGCCGTGCCGACCTCGGCATCATCCGCCTGCCGGTACTGCGCCGCGACCCGGCCATCCGCTTGCTCGACCTGCCGCCCGAACGCCTGTGGGTCGCCCTGCCGCCGGCGCATGCGCTGGCCGGGCGCACCACCTTGCACCTCGCCGAACTGCAGGACGCAGCCTTCGTCTCCGCCGTCCATCGCGAACGCGGCGGCCTCGCCCGGCGTGTCACCGAACTCTGCCTGCAACGCGGCTTCGTGCCGCGCACCGCGCGCATCATCTCGCGCAAAACCTCGATGCTCGACCTCGTCGCCGCCGGCCTCGGCATCGCCGTCATCCCCGCCGGCATGACCTCGTTTGCCCCGACCGGCATCACCTTCCGGCCGCTGGCGGATGCCGATGCCGAGGCGCACAGCGCGCTGCTGCTGCCGCTGCAGGCTTCACCGCTGGCGGAGCGGTTTGTCGGGGTGGTGCGGGAGATGCGGGGTGAGGCTGGTGATGCCTGA
- the nhaD gene encoding sodium:proton antiporter NhaD produces MLAALVVIFIVAYAAIALEHPLKINKSASALIGAGLLWTVYALGQGDPHLVGEQLGESLTGTAQIVFFLMGAMTIVEVVDAHNGFEVITKRIRTTRLSSLMWLVGFVTFFLSAILDNLTTTIVMISLMRKLLAKHDDRLFFAGIIVIAANSGGAWSPIGDVTTTMLWIGGQITSLAIIKSVLLPALVSMLVPMAITAWVLRGKEVVSPEAVDSEHGLRTSEFERNLMFCMGIGILVAVPAFKTVTHLPPFMGILFGLGLLWLVGDLVHRHKEDEFKVHFTLAHALGKIDMSSLVFFVGILLSVATLEHTHILTSLAQWLDAAVGRQEIIVLIIGIVSAIVDNVPLVAASMGMYDLARFPADHFLWQFLAYCAGTGGSILIIGSAAGVAAMGLEKIHFFWYVRKISGLALVGYFAGAAVFLVQRGLTA; encoded by the coding sequence ATGCTTGCCGCCCTTGTCGTCATTTTCATCGTCGCCTATGCCGCGATCGCGCTCGAGCATCCGCTCAAGATCAACAAATCCGCCTCGGCCCTGATCGGCGCCGGCCTGCTGTGGACCGTCTATGCGCTGGGGCAGGGCGATCCGCACCTGGTCGGCGAGCAACTCGGCGAGTCGCTGACCGGCACGGCGCAGATCGTCTTCTTCCTGATGGGGGCGATGACCATTGTCGAAGTGGTCGATGCGCACAACGGTTTCGAGGTCATCACCAAGCGCATCCGGACGACCCGGCTGTCGTCGCTGATGTGGCTGGTCGGCTTCGTGACCTTCTTCCTCAGTGCCATCCTCGACAACCTGACCACCACCATCGTGATGATCTCGCTGATGCGCAAGCTGCTCGCCAAGCACGACGACCGCCTGTTCTTCGCCGGCATCATCGTCATTGCGGCCAACTCGGGCGGCGCCTGGTCGCCGATCGGTGACGTGACGACGACCATGCTGTGGATCGGCGGCCAGATCACTTCGCTCGCCATCATCAAGTCGGTGCTGCTGCCGGCCCTGGTCAGCATGCTGGTGCCGATGGCGATCACCGCCTGGGTCCTGCGCGGCAAGGAGGTGGTCAGTCCGGAAGCGGTCGATAGCGAGCACGGTCTGCGCACCAGCGAGTTCGAACGCAACCTGATGTTCTGCATGGGGATCGGCATCCTGGTTGCCGTGCCCGCCTTCAAGACCGTGACCCACCTGCCGCCCTTCATGGGCATCCTGTTCGGGCTGGGCCTGCTCTGGCTGGTCGGCGACCTCGTGCATCGCCACAAGGAAGACGAGTTCAAGGTGCACTTCACGCTGGCGCACGCGCTCGGCAAGATCGACATGAGTTCGCTCGTCTTCTTCGTCGGCATCCTGCTCTCGGTTGCCACGCTCGAACACACGCACATCCTGACCTCGCTTGCGCAGTGGCTGGATGCAGCGGTCGGGCGGCAGGAAATTATCGTGCTGATCATCGGCATCGTCAGCGCCATCGTCGACAACGTGCCGCTGGTCGCCGCCTCGATGGGCATGTACGACCTGGCGCGCTTCCCGGCCGATCATTTCCTCTGGCAGTTCCTTGCCTACTGCGCCGGCACCGGCGGCTCCATCCTGATCATAGGCTCGGCGGCCGGGGTGGCCGCGATGGGCCTCGAGAAAATCCACTTTTTCTGGTACGTCAGAAAAATCAGCGGTCTGGCCCTGGTCGGCTACTTTGCCGGCGCCGCGGTTTTCCTCGTCCAGCGCGGGTTGACCGCCTAG